One region of Macadamia integrifolia cultivar HAES 741 chromosome 11, SCU_Mint_v3, whole genome shotgun sequence genomic DNA includes:
- the LOC122093447 gene encoding rho-associated protein kinase 2: MALLSAFQERLQQMEETRNQRLFLLQAEKELQSKNSLLLESKLLNIRSMEQRCLILEQRNAALNFKILGHRSEISSLEAKYLSTFQQLRDLKIEVEELEDCEKEKEMFYAMKRCDMEDFKGQVKRFVLESRQQVQDLRCRLEELKLRLQELQGKNGFLDNSEIAAAEKKKDELLVLKENVQRSLESNYQLIAQLQKQLQNILLTQDQERRKLRQSSEKEKSKIAGIQNE; encoded by the exons ATGGCGCTATTATCCGCTTTCCAAGAGAGGCTTCAGCAGATGGAGGAAACCAGAAACCAAAGGCTCTTTCTCCTTCAG GCGGAGAAAGAACTTCAAAGCAAGAACTCTCTGCTGTTGGAATCGAAGCTTTTGAACATCAGATCCATGGAACAACGATGCCTTATACTTGAGCAGAGGAACGCGGCATTGAACTTCAAGATATTAGGTCACAGGTCGGAGATCTCGAGTTTGGAGGCCAAGTACCTGTCGACGTTTCAACAATTGAGGGATCTGAAGATTGAGGTGGAGGAGCTCGAGGATtgtgagaaggagaaagaaatgtTTTATGCGATGAAGAGATGTGACATGGAAGATTTCAAGGGACAAGTGAAGAGATTCGTTTTGGAATCACGTCAACAAGTGCAAGATCTGAGGTGCAGACTTGAAGAG CTCAAATTGAGGCTTCAAGAACTTCAGGGCAAGAATGGATTTCTGGATAATTCAGAGATTGCTGCagcagagaaaaagaaggatgagcTTTTAGTTTTGAAAGAGAATGTGCAGAGAAGCTTGGAATCAAATTATCAACTGATAGCACAATTGCAGAAGCAGCTTCAAAACATTTTACTTACTCAAGATCAAGAGAGAAGGAAACTGAGACAGAGCAGTGAGAAAGAGAAGTCTAAGATAGCAGGCATACAAAATGAATGA
- the LOC122094247 gene encoding glucan endo-1,3-beta-glucosidase 11-like: MFCFTDIGLKSGVEALGINYGQVGNNLPPPEKVLSLLSSLKVTKARIYDTNPQILTAFANSGVELIVTVENEMLQVVMDPQQALQWVTTHIKPYFPATKITGIAVGNEIFTTDDSSLMANVVPAMISIHGALVQLGLDSYIHVSTANSLAVLANSFPPSSGSFQSDLSGIMTQFLQFLWNTKAPFWINAYPFFAYKDDPSRIPLDYVLFNPNQGMVDPYTKLHYDNMLYAQVDAVIFAISKMGFGGLEVRVSETGWPSKGDPGENAATMENAAIYNSNLMKRQMENEGTPLRPKQTLEVYVFALFNEDMKPGPTSERNYGLYQPDGTVAYRLSALSTPASISLTSSATPARTSGCESLRYWGFVFLLTIQLLMGMRPL; this comes from the exons ATGTTTTGTTTTACAGATATTGGATTAAAAAGTGGAGTTGAAGCACTAGGTATCAACTATGGTCAAGTTGGCAACAATCTCCCCCCACCAGAGAAAGTCCTTTCCCTATTAAGCTCCCTTAAGGTCACCAAAGCAAGAATCTACGACACAAATCCACAAATCCTCACCGCATTTGCCAACTCCGGCGTTGAACTCATCGTCACCGTTGAAAACGAGATGCTCCAAGTGGTGATGGACCCACAACAAGCCCTTCAATGGGTGACCACCCACATTAAACCCTACTTCCCTGCAACAAAAATCACTGGCATCGCCGTCGGCAATGAGATCTTCACGACAGATGACTCGTCATTAATGGCTAATGTAGTCCCTGCCATGATCAGCATCCATGGAGCTCTAGTTCAGCTAGGGTTAGACTCATACATCCATGTCTCAACAGCCAATTCCCTAGCAGTACTAGCCAACTCCTTTCCGCCGTCTTCCGGCAGCTTTCAAAGTGACCTTTCCGGCATTATGACACAATTCTTGCAGTTCTTGTGGAACACCAAGGCACCCTTTTGGATCAATGCATACCCTTTTTTTGCTTACAAGGATGACCCATCTAGGATACCCTTAGATTATGTACTCTTCAACCCTAACCAAGGAATGGTTGATCCTTACACTAAGTTACACTATGATAACATGTTATATGCACAGGTTGATGCAGTGATTTTTGCCATATCAAAGATGGGTTTTGGAGGATTGGAAGTTAGGGTTTCAGAAACTGGGTGGCCTTCTAAAGGAGACCCAGGTGAGAATGCTGCAACCATGGAAAATGCAGCAATTTATAATAGTAATTTGATGAAAAGGCAGATGGAGAATGAAGGGACACCTTTGAGACCTAAGCAGACTCTTGAGGTTTATGTGTTTGCTCTGTTTAATGAGGACATGAAGCCAGGGCCAACATCAGAGAGGAATTATGGACTTTATCAACCTGATGGAACCGTGGCTTATAGGCTATCTGCCTTGTCAACTCCTGCTTCCATCTCTCTTACTTCCTCTGCTACTCCG GCAAGAACAAGTGGATGTGAAAGCTTGAGATATTGGGGTTTTGTGTTCTTGTTGACAATCCAACTCCTAATGGGAATGAGACCACTCTAA